The following proteins come from a genomic window of Canis aureus isolate CA01 chromosome 3, VMU_Caureus_v.1.0, whole genome shotgun sequence:
- the H6PD gene encoding GDH/6PGL endoplasmic bifunctional protein isoform X2, which translates to MNDGWWIDFELMRLIFWSSKRETKRHLWPSVAPPLLTIDGIGTRPPGCWKMFTVAVCMAFLACLQAQELQGHVSIILLGATGDLAKKYLWQGLFQLYLDEVGKGYSFSFHGAALTSTKQGQELIAKVLESLSCPEDMEPGRCAELKGQFQRLSQYRHLKTNEDYMALSKDIEAQLQHEGLREAGRIFYFSVPPFAYADIARSINSSCRPGPGAWLRVVLEKPFGHDYVSAQQLATELGSFFQEEEMYRVDHYLGKQAVAQILPFRDQNRKALDGLWNRHHVERVEIIMKETVDAEGRTSFYEEYGVIRDVLQNHLTEVLTLVAMELPYNISSSKAVLQHKLQAFQALRGLQKGSAVLGQYQAYSRQVRREQQKPDSFYSLTPTFAGILVHVDNLRWEGVPFILMSGKALDERVGYIRILFRNQAYCAQNEKRWVVDQSQCLPRQIIFYIGHGELGSPAVLVSRNLFRPSLPSKSWKEVEGRPGLHLFGRPISDYYAYSPVREQDAYSVLISHIFHGRKDSFITTENLLASWVFWTPLLDSLAHEVPRLYPGGAENGFLLDFEFSGTQLRFCQQQLEQLVPGPGSAPMPSNFQVLTAKYRESPLISAWPEELISKLADDIEATAVRAVRRFGEFHLALSGGSSPVPLLEQLATGHFGFPWAQTHLWLVDERCVPLWDPESNFQGLQAHLLRYIRVPYYNIHPMPVHLHQRLCAEEDQGAQMYASEISALVTNSSFDLVLLGMGTDGHTASLFPQSPAGLDGTQPVVLTRSPYKPHQRMSLSLPLINRARKVAVLVMGRVKREITMLVSRAGHEPKKWPISGVLPSSGQLVWYMDYEAFLG; encoded by the exons ATGAA TGATGGATGGTGGATAGACTTTGAGCTTATGAGGCTAATCTTTTG GTCATCTAAAAGGGAAACCAAGAGGCACCTTTGGCCATCCGTGGCCCCGCCACTTCTCACTATTGATGGAATAGGAACAAG GCCCCCTGGCTGTTGGAAGATGTTCACAGTGGCAGTGTGCATGGCCTTTCTGGCTTGCCTGCAGGCTCAGGAGCTCCAGGGCCATGTCTCCATAATCCTGCTGGGAGCAACTGGGGACCTGGCCAAAAAATACTTATGGCAGGGACTGTTCCAGCTGTACCTGGATGAAGTGGGGAAGGGCTACAGTTTCAGCTTCCATGGGGCTGCTCTGACCTCCACCAAGCAGGGCCAAGAGTTAATCGCCAAGGTCCTGGAGTCCCTCTCCTGCCCTGAGGACATGGAGCCTGGGCGCTGTGCCGAACTCAAGGGCCAGTTCCAGCGGCTGAGCCAGTACCGCCACCTGAAAACAAATGAGGACTACATGGCCCTGAGCAAGGACATTGAGGCACAGCTCCAACATGAAGGCCTTCGGGAGGCTGGCAGGATTTTCTACTTTTCAGTGCCACCCTTCGCCTATGCGGATATTGCTCGTAGCATCAACAGCAGCTGCCGCCCAGGCCCGGGCGCCTGGCTGCGGGTTGTCCTGGAGAAACCCTTTGGCCATGACTACGTCTCTGCCCAGCAGCTGGCCACAGAGCTCGGGAGCTTTTTCCAAGAGGAGGAGATGTATCGGGTGGACCACTACCTGGGCAAGCAG GCCGTGGCTCAGATCCTGCCTTTCCGAGACCAGAACCGCAAGGCTCTAGATGGCCTCTGGAACCGGCACCATGTGGAGCGGGTGGAGATCATCATGAAGGAGACAGTGGATGCAGAAG GCCGCACCAGCTTCTATGAGGAGTATGGTGTCATCCGAGATGTGCTCCAGAACCACCTGACAGAGGTCCTCACCCTCGTGGCTATGGAGCTACCCTACAACATCAGCAGCTCCAAGGCTGTGCTGCAGCACAAGCTGCAGGCCTTCCAGGCTCTGCGGGGCCTGCAGAAGGGCAGTGCTGTCCTGGGCCAGTACCAGGCGTACAGCAGGCAGGTGCGCAGAGAGCAGCAAAAGCCAGACAGCTTCTACAGCCTGACGCCAACCTTCGCAG GCATCCTTGTTCACGTGGACAACCTTCGCTGGGAGGGCGTCCCTTTCATCTTGATGTCTGGCAAAGCCTTGGATGAGAGAGTGGGCTACATTCGGATCTTGTTTAGGAACCAGGCTTACTGTGCCCAGAACGAGAAGCGCTGGGTGGTGGACCAGAGCCAGTGCCTGCCTCGACAGATCATCTTCTACATTGGACATGGTGAGCTGGGCAGCCCTGCCGTGCTGGTCAGTCGGAACCTGTTCAGACCCTCCCTGCCCTCCAAGAGCTGGAAGGAAGTGGAGGGCCGACCCGGGCTCCACCTTTTCGGCCGCCCTATCTCTGATTACTATGCCTACAGCCCCGTGAGGGAGCAGGATGCCTATTCTGTCCTCATATCTCATATCTTCCATGGCCGAAAGGACTCCTTCATCACCACGGAGAACTTGCTGGCCTCCTGGGTCTTCTGGACGCCCTTGCTGGACAGCCTGGCCCACGAGGTCCCACGCCTCTACCCAGGAGGAGCTGAGAATGGGTTCCTGTTGGACTTTGAGTTCAGTGGCACCCAGCTGCGCTTTTGCCAGCAGCAGCTGGAGCAGCTGGTGCCTGGGCCAGGTTCTGCTCCAATGCCCAGTAACTTCCAGGTTCTTACGGCCAAGTACCGGGAAAGCCCCCTGATCTCGGCCTGGCCTGAGGAGCTGATCTCTAAGCTGGCCGATGACATCGAGGCCACAGCTGTGCGGGCCGTACGGCGGTTTGGCGAGTTCCATCTGGCACTCTCTGGTGGCTCAAGCCCTGTGCCCCTGTTGGAGCAGCTGGCCACTGGGCACTTTGGCTTCCCCTGGGCCCAGACGCATCTGTGGCTGGTGGATGAGCGCTGTGTCCCACTTTGGGATCCTGAGTCAAACTTCCAGGGCCTGCAGGCTCACCTGCTGCGGTACATCAGGGTCCCCTACTACAATATCCACCCCATGCCTGTGCATCTGCACCAGCGGCTCTGTGCTGAGGAGGACCAGGGGGCCCAGATGTATGCCAGCGAGATCTCAGCCCTGGTGACCAACAGCAGCTTTGACCTGGTGCTGCTGGGCATGGGCACGGACGGGCACACAGCCTCCCTCTTCCCACAGTCCCCTGCTGGCCTGGATGGCACACAGCCAGTAGTGCTGACCAGGAGCCCCTACAAGCCACACCAGCGCATGAGCCTTAGCCTGCCCCTCATCAACCGTGCCAGGAAGGTGGCAGTCCTGGTCATGGGCAGAGTGAAGCGTGAGATCACGATGCTGGTGAGCCGCGCAGGCCATGAGCCCAAGAAGTGGCCCATTTCAGGTGTCCTGCCTAGTTCTGGCCAGCTGGTTTGGTATATGGACTATGAGGCATTTCTGGGGTGA